Proteins from a genomic interval of Schistocerca piceifrons isolate TAMUIC-IGC-003096 chromosome 3, iqSchPice1.1, whole genome shotgun sequence:
- the LOC124789752 gene encoding PCNA-associated factor-like, translating into MVRTRASNAASKAVAAKAPRKVAPAPAPAKKSKSKGSKSGSGRLPPITKQPIPGWQRSVGTFFKSDEPSSSKDLDPATEEMMDENTANGSEHSEEETDGAGGGSQAENEEEEAENGKDEEKEAENGKDDEEDD; encoded by the exons ATGGTCCGAACGCGAGCCTCGAACGCAGCGAGCAAAG CTGTTGCTGCTAAGGCGCCGAGGAAGGTAGCGCCGGCACCAGCGCCTGCAAAGAAAAGTAAAAGCAAAG GTTCAAAAAGTGGCAGTGGTAGACTTCCTCCAATAACAAAACAACCAATACCTGGTTGGCAGCGAAGTGTAGGTACTTTTTTCAAAAGTGATGAGCCATCCTCTTCAAAG GATCTAGATCCTGCAACTGAGGAAATGATGGATGAAAATACAGCAAACGGAAGTGAGCATTCCGAAGAAGAAACTGATGGAGCTGGGGGGGGttcacaagcagaaaatgaagaggaaGAAGCAGAAAATGGAAAAGATGAAGAGAAGGAAGCAGAGAATGGAAAAGATGATGAGGAAGACGATTAA